A section of the Saccopteryx leptura isolate mSacLep1 chromosome 6, mSacLep1_pri_phased_curated, whole genome shotgun sequence genome encodes:
- the ZNF219 gene encoding zinc finger protein 219 has product MEGSRPRALGGRLAPSPPTFDGELDLQRYSNGPGLSAGSPGMGAVGWSESRAGERRFPCPVCGKRFRFNSILALHLRAHPGAQAFQCPHCGHRAAQRALLRSHLRTHQPERPRSPAARLLLELEERALLREARLGRVRSSGGLQATTATEGLVRPQASSSSAFRCPFCKGKFRTAAERERHLHILHRPWKCGLCSFGSSQEEELLHHSLTAHGAPERPLAAASAAPQPQPQPQPQPQPQPQPQPAPQAEPRSAAEQDPEPEPEPKPESEREATPAPAPAAPEEPPAPPEFRCQVCGQSFTQSWFLKGHMRKHKASFDHACPVCGRCFKEPWFLKNHMKVHASKLGPLRAPGPARAPQPPDLGLLAYEPLGPTLLLAPAPTPAERREPASLLGYLSLRAGETRPNGEGAESGAGRSFGGFRPLPSPLPARARRHRAEEPEEEEEVVEAEEETWARNRAVGPLASLHPRPGEGPGHSAPASGAQARPTATQEENGLLVGGSRSEGSRSEGSRGATGKDCPFCGKSFRSAHHLKVHLRVHTGERPYKCPHCDYAGTQSGSLKYHLQRHHREQRSGAGPGPPPEPPPPSQRGSAHTPGTKAAQQPATWVEGTTSPRPSSGTMPGSRRKPASPGRTLRNGRGGEAEPLDLSLRAGPGGEAGPGGALHRCLFCPFATGAPELMALHLQVHHSRRARGRRPPQADASLPYVRASSGETPPSPPLQEGEESPGLPRAEVGLGGQER; this is encoded by the exons ATGGAG GGCTCACGTCCCCGCGCCCTGGGCGGCCGTTTAGCGCCGTCACCGCCGACCTTCGACGGCGAACTGGATCTGCAGCGCTACTCCAACGGGCCAGGCCTGAGCGCAGGGTCTCCAGGAATGGGAGCGGTGGGCTGGTCTGAGAGTCGTGCTGGCGAACGGCGCTTTCCCTGCCCTGTGTGCGGGAAGCGCTTCCGCTTTAACTCCATCCTGGCTCTGCACCTGCGGGCGCACCCAGGCGCCCAGGCCTTCCAGTGCCCGCACTGCGGCCACCGTGCAGCGCAGCGGGCCCTGTTGCGCTCGCACCTGCGCACGCACCAGCCTGAGCGCCCGCGCAGCCCCGCTGCACGCCTGTTGCTTGAGTTGGAGGAGCGCGCACTACTGCGCGAGGCCCGGTTAGGGAGAGTCCGAAGTTCAGGGGGCCTGCAGGCCACTACGGCCACTGAGGGGCTGGTGCGGCCCCAGGCTTCTTCGTCATCCGCCTTCCGTTGCCCCTTTTGCAAAGGCAAGTTTCGCACTGCAGCAGAGCGCGAACGCCACCTGCACATCCTGCATAGGCCATGGAAGTGCGGCCTATGCAGTTTCGGCTCCAGCCAGGAGGAGGAGCTGCTGCACCACAGCTTGACGGCCCATGGAGCTCCTGAGCGCCCTCTGGCGGCCGCCTCGgctgccccccagccccagccccagccccagccccagcctcagcctcagcctcagcctcagcccgcACCCCAAGCAGAACCCAGATCAGCCGCTGAGCAGGACCCGGAGCCAGAGCCGGAGCCGAAACCAGAGTCCGAACGTGAGGCAACCCCGGCTCCTGCTCCTGCCGCTCCTGAGGAGCCGCCTGCGCCTCCAGAGTTCCGTTGTCAAGTGTGTGGTCAGAGCTTCACGCAGTCCTGGTTTCTCAAGGGCCACATGCGCAAGCACAAGGCCTCTTTCGATCATGCGTGCCCTGTGTGTGGCCGTTGCTTCAAGGAGCCTTGGTTCCTTAAGAACCACATGAAGGTGCACGCTAGCAAGCTGGGCCCACTGCGGGCCCCAGGGCCTGCCCGGGCCCCCCAGCCTCCCGACCTGGGCCTGCTGGCCTATGAGCCCCTGGGCCCCACGCTTCTCTTGGCCCCAGCACCCACCCCAGCTGAGCGCCGTGAGCCTGCAAGCCTCCTGGGCTACCTTAGCCTGCGGGCTGGCGAAACCCGGCCTAATGGTGAGGGCGCTGAGTCTGGGGCTGGCCGCAGCTTCGGAGGCTTCCgccccttgccctctcctctcccagcccgGGCTCGCCGGCACCGCGCTGAGGagcctgaggaagaggaggaggtggtggaggcagaggaagagacCTGGGCCCGTAACAGGGCAGTGGGCCCTCTGGCTTCACTGCACCCGCGCCCAGGGGAGGGGCCCGGGCACTCTGCACCTGCTTCAGGGGCCCAGGCAAGGCCCACCGCCACGCAGG AAGAGAATGGGCTGTTAGTTGGAGGGAGTCGGTCTGAAGGGAGCCGGTCTGAAGGGAGCCGGGGGGCCACCGGCAAGGATTGTCCTTTCTGCGGAAAATCTTTCCGCTCAGCGCATCACCTCAAAGTGCACCTGCGAGTGCACACAG GCGAGCGCCCCTACAAGTGTCCGCACTGCGATTACGCAGGCACCCAATCCGGATCACTCAAGTATCACCTGCAACGCCACCATCGGGAACAGAGGAGTGGGGCCGGCCCCGGACCACCACCGGAGCCGCCGCCCCCTTCCCAGCGTGGTTCGGCCCACACACCTGGAACCAAGGCGGCTCAGCAGCCTGCAACTTGGGTGGAGGGCACCACGAGCCCCCGGCCTTCCAGTGGCACCATGCCGGGGTCCCGTAGGAAGCCCGCCAGTCCCGGGAGGACCCTGCGCAACGGGCGAGGCGGTGAGGCCGAACCCCTGGATCTGTCCCTGCGGGCAGGGCCGGGAGGCGAGGCTGGGCCGGGGGGTGCCCTCCACCGTTGCCTCTTTTGCCCCTTCGCCACTGGAGCCCCCGAGCTCATGGCCTTGCACCTGCAAGTGCACCACAGTCGCCGGGCTCGAGGTCGCCGACCGCCCCAGGCTGATGCGTCCCTGCCCTATGTCCGAGCATCGTCAGGAGAGACTCCTCCCAGTCCTCCtctgcaggaaggggaggagagcccCGGGTTGCCCAGAgcagaggtggggctgggggggcaaGAACGGTAG
- the TMEM253 gene encoding transmembrane protein 253 isoform X2 produces MEDRTGQQEPERPSPRLEKLQHWARHRQSGHLLVLAVSQLWLAVALVPFAVSVACLNSACHMATALPLGPGALGLLTGIVTLELRRAPRVWKVRAMMVFNTFNLIFGFIVVVVEVMKTALGPATTASSKVQLDGLLVLELSAEAFTLGGVLVSAYSLFLLSQRKPGCCRRQSLHYQELREGLSELQEVTDLETGPTMASTANRTTE; encoded by the exons ATGGAGGACAGAACTGGTCAGCAAGAGCCGGAGAGACCAAGCCCACGTTTGGAAAAGCTACAGCACTGGGCAAGGCACAGGCAGAGTGGGCACCTCCTGGTGCTGGCG GTGAGCCAACTATGGCTAGCAGTGGCTCTGGTGCCCTTTGCTGTCTCAGTTGCCTGCCTGAACTCTGCTTGTCACATGGCCACTGCACTGCCCCTTGGACCTGGAGCATTG GGTCTCCTCACTGGAATTGTTACCCTTGAGCTGCGCAGAGCACCCCGTGTTTGGaag GTACGAGCCATGATGGTATTCAACACCTTCAATCTGATCTTTGGCTTCATCGTGGTGGTGGTTGAGGTGATGAAGACAGCCTTGGGGCCTGCCACAACTGCCTCCTCCAAAGTACAG CTGGATGGCTTGCTGGTGCTGGAGCTCAGTGCTGAGGCCTTCACCCTTGGCGGAGTGCTGGTCTCAGCATATTCTCTATTCCTGCTGAGCCAGAGGAAGCCAGGATGCTGCAGGAGGCAGAGTCTGCACTACCAGGAGCTACGGGAG GGTCTCTCTGAGTTGCAGGAAGTTACTGATTTGGAGACTGGTCCTACAATGGCTAGTACAGCAAACAGAACAACGGAATGA
- the TMEM253 gene encoding transmembrane protein 253 isoform X1, which yields MEDRTGQQEPERPSPRLEKLQHWARHRQSGHLLVLAVSQLWLAVALVPFAVSVACLNSACHMATALPLGPGALGLLTGIVTLELRRAPRVWKVRAMMVFNTFNLIFGFIVVVVEVMKTALGPATTASSKVQLDGLLVLELSAEAFTLGGVLVSAYSLFLLSQRKPGCCRRQSLHYQELREVLRAGWKVWSSHLEAHVFPMAILASGT from the exons ATGGAGGACAGAACTGGTCAGCAAGAGCCGGAGAGACCAAGCCCACGTTTGGAAAAGCTACAGCACTGGGCAAGGCACAGGCAGAGTGGGCACCTCCTGGTGCTGGCG GTGAGCCAACTATGGCTAGCAGTGGCTCTGGTGCCCTTTGCTGTCTCAGTTGCCTGCCTGAACTCTGCTTGTCACATGGCCACTGCACTGCCCCTTGGACCTGGAGCATTG GGTCTCCTCACTGGAATTGTTACCCTTGAGCTGCGCAGAGCACCCCGTGTTTGGaag GTACGAGCCATGATGGTATTCAACACCTTCAATCTGATCTTTGGCTTCATCGTGGTGGTGGTTGAGGTGATGAAGACAGCCTTGGGGCCTGCCACAACTGCCTCCTCCAAAGTACAG CTGGATGGCTTGCTGGTGCTGGAGCTCAGTGCTGAGGCCTTCACCCTTGGCGGAGTGCTGGTCTCAGCATATTCTCTATTCCTGCTGAGCCAGAGGAAGCCAGGATGCTGCAGGAGGCAGAGTCTGCACTACCAGGAGCTACGGGAGGTACTGAGGGCAGGGTGGAAAGTATGGAGCAGCCACCTAGAAGCTCATGTTTTTCCTATGGCTATTCTGGCCAGTGGCACTTAA